A portion of the Fulvia fulva chromosome 1, complete sequence genome contains these proteins:
- a CDS encoding 1-phosphatidylinositol 4,5-bisphosphate phosphodiesterase delta-4 produces MNLPSTVHDQDAFPAKAASSNAATTKTVAASVRALPVPSANAANAATAVTPAATSGVSASLPSRSSSLYRAHTIKGKPSTSQTSLPDSTMTAQVLPTHAPAFADHSFLERSPSPHTRASTHNAMVEAMTTGRSPSLGRSPSFRSSPGIIRRLSRGASNRLRRRASTQHSLRLRDPSAGPTLIRRRSDSNGASDMGEQVSDLELDSTTEDVIEDTPYPSSLGDHHNALGISLAGRPGAASSSTVDNAFEGGIAPANSAVLEAGTWLTKLTKRRQKRIRLWLDSNSARVCWHSSNPSKSFFIDDVREVRIGVESRNARDDVQVLPEHEGRWVTIVYDVPERSKGRAIKTMHVLMPDDYLLGLWTNALNTVTRERIEIMNALSSNPEKSDRSVSMAWHQVMTRKTVPSDGRFALDDARWLCRKLEINCSESAVRTHFRSVTSDETAGLDYEQYKHFVQSFRERKDIQHIYRNMKYGTQIDMDLETFMEFLKREQMVDAVKERSHWESVFDKYARPTKPLPSSDKGSSLTHRTLSMQGFQSFLTSSHSTPLKPLKSEPTLDRPLNEYYISSSHNTYLLGRQVAGASSVEGYIAALVKGCRCIEIDCWNGDNGRPMVTHGFTMTTRIPFEDCVSVIAKYAFNSSPYPLIVSLEVHCSSVQQVAMVGLMKKYFGDMMVTETLNSNTMVLPSPEELKNKILIKVKASEGTEQNPMSSENAEVGPRPDGSSRAQSLTAFSRTSSVENQSAMSSPSLSASAATSFSESYPLLPAHGSVAFGPMATPSSSADDSDEIPPSSEKSKKPRKTTRITHELGKLGVYTQGIKFTGFEAQDAKLYNHIYSLAENQFDRLCAKNTDNKALLESHNLRHLMRVYPGAKRVDSSNFNPLQSWRRGVQMAALNWQTYDVHQQVNEAMFAAGSDRLGYVLKPEELRHAKHQPIAGFVSNAAGGKEKKGKKLVKFSVDIISAQRLPRPRNQSTEGGMNPYIEFEMYSAEDKARGIATAEGGVDASAPDGSSGIGSPLRKRTRIVDGNGFDPQYNQPITLAVETKYPSLIFVRWTVWNAPEGKKSASNSALLATFTAKLDSLQQGYRHLPLFNPQGEQYRDAKLFVKIRKEAPIALQQEDNASGFTQASAFSRGGEVNRNGWSSTRGSLRGIFSRTPSTNGRRKGDSSSDIAGPLSRTSSMDRDSIN; encoded by the coding sequence ATGAACCTACCATCTACCGTGCACGACCAAGATGCCTTCCCAGCGAAAGCCGCATCATCCAATGCTGCGACCACTAAAACAGTAGCTGCTTCAGTCCGCGCACTGCCTGTGCCAAGTGCCAATGCGGCCAATGCGGCCACCGCGGTGACACCAGCAGCTACTAGCGGCGTGAGCGCTTCTCTGCCAAGTAGAAGCAGCTCTCTCTACAGGGCGCATACTATTAAAGGCAAGCCTTCCACTTCTCAGACTTCGCTGCCGGACAGCACCATGACAGCCCAGGTCCTCCCAACTCATGCTCCGGCATTCGCAGACCATTCCTTTCTGGAACGCTCGCCTTCTCCGCACACGCGCGCTAGTACGCACAATGCTATGGTAGAGGCAATGACGACCGGGCGGAGTCCTAGTCTAGGAAGAAGCCCTAGCTTTAGAAGCAGCCCTGGAATTATCCGCAGATTGTCTCGGGGTGCGTCTAATAGACTTCGCCGCAGGGCATCGACGCAGCATTCTCTGCGGCTGAGAGATCCAAGTGCAGGACCCACCCTGATCAGGCGGCGCAGCGACAGTAACGGCGCTTCTGACATGGGAGAACAAGTCTCGGACCTCGAACTAGACAGTACCACTGAGGACGTGATCGAAGATACTCCCTATCCATCCTCTCTAGGCGATCATCACAACGCTCTTGGTATCAGCTTGGCTGGTCGACCTGGCGCTGCTTCGAGCAGCACCGTCGATAATGCTTTCGAAGGTGGCATAGCTCCCGCAAATTCGGCCGTCCTCGAGGCAGGAACTTGGCTCACGAAGTTGACGAAGCGGCGTCAGAAGCGCATTCGGTTATGGCTCGACTCCAATTCAGCACGGGTGTGCTGGCACTCGTCAAACCCAAGCAAATCTTTTTTCATAGACGATGTCCGCGAGGTTCGCATCGGTGTCGAGTCGAGGAACGCGAGGGATGATGTGCAGGTGCTGCCAGAACACGAAGGTAGATGGGTCACCATTGTGTACGATGTGCCGGAACGTTCGAAAGGGAGGGCAATCAAGACTATGCATGTCCTGATGCCTGACGATTATCTTCTCGGGCTGTGGACAAACGCACTGAACACAGTCACAAGAGAACGCATCGAAATCATGAACGCTTTGTCGTCCAATCCAGAAAAGAGCGACAGGAGCGTGTCAATGGCTTGGCACCAGGTCATGACTCGCAAAACGGTACCGAGCGACGGCCGGTTCGCTCTCGATGATGCCAGATGGCTCTGCCGCAAGCTGGAGATCAACTGTTCCGAGTCTGCTGTCAGGACACACTTCAGGTCAGTCACATCCGACGAGACCGCCGGGTTGGACTACGAGCAGTACAAGCACTTCGTCCAATCATTCcgagaacgaaaggacatTCAGCATATTTATCGTAATATGAAGTATGGCACCCAGATTGATATGGACCTGGAAACGTTCATGGAGTTCCTCAAGCGTGAACAGATGGTTGACGCCGTCAAAGAACGTAGCCACTGGGAAAGCGTTTTCGATAAATACGCCCGTCCGACAAAGCCACTTCCCTCATCGGACAAGGGTTCATCCTTGACACACCGGACTCTGAGCATGCAAGGCTTCCAaagcttccttacgtcctcTCACAGTACACCGCTCAAACCGCTGAAAAGTGAGCCTACACTGGACCGGCCACTCAATGAGTACTACATCTCGAGCTCACACAACACATATCTGCTTGGGCGGCAAGTCGCCGGCGCTTCGAGTGTAGAAGGGTATATCGCGGCGCTCGTCAAAGGCTGCCGTTGTATCGAGATTGACTGCTGGAATGGCGACAATGGAAGGCCCATGGTCACGCACGGGTTCACGATGACTACCAGAATACCCTTCGAAGATTGTGTTTCTGTCATTGCCAAATACGCCTTCAACAGCTCCCCGTATCCGCTCATCGTCTCGCTAGAAGTACACTGCAGTTCTGTACAGCAAGTCGCTATGGTAGGGCTGATGAAGAAGTATTTTGGAGACATGATGGTTACTGAGACGCTCAACTCCAACACAATGGTGCTACCGTCCCCTGAAGAGCTCAAGAACAAGATTCTCATCAAGGTCAAAGCATCTGAAGGCACTGAGCAGAATCCGATGAGCTCCGAAAATGCTGAAGTTGGTCCTCGTCCAGACGGGAGTAGCAGAGCGCAAAGCCTCACAGCCTTCAGCCGTACTTCCTCGGTCGAGAACCAAAGTGCGATGTCGTCCCCATCACTCTCGGCCTCTGCGGCGACCAGCTTCTCTGAAAGCTATCCCTTACTCCCGGCGCACGGATCTGTGGCATTTGGGCCGATGGCGACACCCAGCAGTTCTGCCGACGACAGCGACGAGATCCCACCTTCGTCTGAAAAATCAAAAAAGCCTCGTAAGACTACCAGGATCACGCACGAGCTCGGCAAGCTGGGCGTCTACACCCAGGGCATCAAATTCACAGGCTTCGAAGCTCAGGACGCGAAACTGTACAACCACATATACTCGCTTGCCGAAAACCAGTTCGACCGGTTGTGCGCCAAGAATACCGACAACAAGGCACTACTCGAATCACACAACTTGCGTCATCTCATGCGAGTATACCCTGGCGCTAAGCGCGTCGATTCGTCGAACTTCAATCCTCTGCAGTCGTGGCGCCGTGGTGTTCAAATGGCCGCGCTCAACTGGCAAACGTACGACGTTCATCAGCAAGTCAACGAGGCCATGTTTGCGGCTGGGTCAGATCGACTTGGCTATGTACTGAAGCCGGAGGAGCTGAGACATGCCAAACATCAGCCTATAGCAGGTTTCGTCTCAAACGCCGCCGGGGGAAAGGAAAAGAAAGGCAAAAAGCTGGTCAAGTTCAGCGTGGATATCATCTCAGCGCAGCGCCTGCCACGACCACGAAACCAGAGTACGGAGGGCGGCATGAATCCCTACATTGAATTCGAGATGTATTCGGCCGAAGACAAAGCACGTGGCATCGCGACTGCGGAGGGAGGCGTGGACGCGTCAGCGCCTGATGGGTCTTCAGGCATCGGCTCTCCTCTTCGCAAGCGAACGCGGATCGTAGATGGCAACGGCTTCGATCCACAGTACAACCAGCCTATCACGCTCGCGGTGGAGACGAAGTATCCCAGCCTGATTTTCGTTCGGTGGACGGTATGGAACGCGCCCGAGGGCAAGAAATCTGCCTCAAACAGTGCTCTACTGGCCACATTCACTGCAAAGCTCGACAGTCTGCAGCAAGGGTACCGGCACTTGCCTCTTTTCAATCCACAAGGCGAGCAGTATCGTGACGCCAAATTATTCGTCAAGATTCGGAAGGAGGCGCCCATTGCTCTCCAGCAGGAAGACAACGCCAGCGGGTTCACACAAGCCTCGGCCTTCTCTCGTGGTGGAGAAGTCAACAGGAATGGCTGGTCCTCTACGCGTGGGTCCCTCCGCGGAATCTTCAGCCGAACGCCAAGCACGAACGGACGCAGGAAAGGCGACAGCTCGAGCGACATTGCCGGTCCGCTGAGTCGAACCTCGAGTATGGACCGCGACTCGATCAATTGA